The following coding sequences are from one Corticium candelabrum chromosome 20, ooCorCand1.1, whole genome shotgun sequence window:
- the LOC134195796 gene encoding ER membrane protein complex subunit 2-like, whose translation MNWESSRDELRRTRNIGSRESEKTLRLGKVVLADSPSKLGDEVWTVYEQLFIAALDCGHHLEAESYLVKLETKFPESVRVKRLRGMKMESEERYEDAAKWYDQLLEKDEPNAPIRKRKIAILMTERKRMEAIKELTEYLESFMSDQEAWLQLSDLHLQQMDYKRAAFCMEELLLCDPDNYLFHQHYAEMLYTMGGVENIDMARKYFAQSLKLNPNNMRALYGFHLTCISLPKKKDRDTDKWAAWAEQQIIEKYKAGDQDDKVAIIEEMLRTMRQS comes from the exons ATGAACTGGGAAAGCTCTCGAGATGAATTGAGACGAACACGAAATATTGGCAGCCGGGAAAGTGAAAAGACGTTAAGGTTAGGAAAAGTGGTGCTAGCAGACAGTCCGTCAAAACTTGGAGATGAAG TATGGACCGTATATGAACAGTTGTTTATTGCCGCTCTTGATTGTGGTCATCACCTGGAAGCAGAG AGTTACTTAGTAAAACTGGAGACAAAATTTCCCGAGAGTGTTCGAGTGAAAAGACTGAGAGGAATGAAGATGGAATCAGAGGAGCG GTATGAGGATGCTGCAAAGTGGTATGATCAATTACTGGAAAAAGATGAGCCAAATGCA cCTATTAGAAAGAGGAAAATTGCAATACTTATGACGGAACGAAAACGAATGGAGGCTATCAAGGAACTTACTGAATACCTTGAATC ATTTATGAGTGACCAAGAAGCGTGGCTTCAGCTATCTGACTTGCATCTGCAGCAGATGGA TTATAAACGTGCAGCTTTCTGCATGGAAGAGCTGCTGTTGTGTGATCCTGATAACTACCTGTTTCATCAGCATTATGCAGAGATGCTCTATACGATGGGAGGAGTGGAGAACATAGACATGGCGAGGAAGTATTTTGCACAGTCACTGAAACTGAATCCAAACAATATGAGAGCTCTATATGGCTTTCATCTG ACATGCATTTCGTTACCCAAGAAGAAAGACAGAGATACTGACAAGTGGGCTGCTTGGGCAGAACAGCAAATTATAGAAAAGTACAAG GCAGGCGATCAAGACGACAAAGTGGCGATCATCGAAGAGATGCTACGAACTATGAGACAGAGCTAG
- the LOC134195795 gene encoding tRNA (guanine(10)-N2)-methyltransferase homolog isoform X2 produces MRRYLCYYAHDHLDFRLPELNAVASLAGINTLTVVDEYDHRECKLSPFFLVDLPSEACAVNMAARSILMKSVYELWGFGSTFGALVNSLREFPSARTDTFCRPDSSFKILVETFCKKVPLSYKVQLIDKLKFLPLRGKLQLTKPDHVFCLFQDYGCDPNSAPSDPYRWFFGRLVVHSQREIVDQYSVKKRHFIGNTSMDAQLTFLMANQAKVQKHQLVCDPFVGTGSILIACAHFGAHVVGTDIDSRILRGTGKSSRAGENRTRGPDENLRSNLRQYNLESKYGDVLIADFAQNTWTCRPLFDAIVTDPPYGIREGAWKIGCRKGEAYAIPEHLRDGHIPSRKLYPLSEVLSDLLLFAAHCLVLHGRLVYWLPVYRADYQPNLIPTHPCLTLITNSEQVLSKDTSRRLLTMEKTNEPTPETHLCESLQNKWYDSFRTNYFARQRMKSDRARETSSSSVS; encoded by the exons ATGCGGAGATATCTGTGTTACTATGCCCACGATCACCTTGACTTTCGTCTTCCA GAGTTAAACGCTGTTGCATCTCTGGCTGGTATCAATACATTAACAGTTGTTGATGAGTATGACCATCGTGAATGCAAG CTGAGTCCATTTTTCCTGGTTGATTTGCCGTCAGAGGCTTGTGCTGTCAATATGGCGGCACGATCAATTCTTATGAA ATCAGTGTATGAGTTGTGGGGATTTGGATCAACATTTGGTGCTCTTGTCAATTCATTAAGAGAATTTCCGAGTGCAAGAACG GATACATTCTGTAGACCTGACAGTTCATTTAAGATTCTCGTAGAAACATTCTGTAAAAAAGTACCGCTAAGCTACAAAGTACAGCTGATAGAT AAATTAAAGTTCCTTCCTCTCAGAGGAAAGTTGCAATTGACCAAGCCAGATCacgtgttttgtctgtttcaaGACTATGGCTGTGATCCAAATTCTGCTCCATCAGACCCATACAGATGGTTCTTTGGACGTCTA GTTGTTCACAGTCAACGTGAAATAGTCGACCAGTATTCGGTGAAGAAAAGGCATTTCATTGGCAACACATCCATGGATGCACAGCTTACGTTTCTCATGGCAAATCAAGCAAAG GTCCAGAAACATCAGCTTGTGTGCGATCCCTTTGTAGGAACAG GAAGCATTCTGATTGCTTGTGCACATTTCGGTGCTCACGTAGTCGGTACCGACATCGACAGCAGAATACTACGTGGAACAG GCAAATCATCACGAGCCGGAGAAAACAGAACACGAG GGCCAGATGAAAATCTTCGCTCCAATCTCCGTCAATACAATCTCGAGTCAAAGTATGGAGATGTATTGATCGCCGATTTTGCACAGAACACGTGGACTTGCAGGCCACTGTTTGATGCAATCGTGACGGACC CTCCGTATGGCATAAGAGAAGGAGCATGGAAAATTGGGTGCAGGAAAGGAGAAGCATATGCAATACCAGAACATCT GAGAGATGGTCATATACCTTCGCGCAAGTTGTACCCACTAAGTGAAGTGCTGAGTGACTTGCTATTGTTTGCAGCTCATTGTCTTGTGCTGCATGGTCGACTGGTCTACTGGCTACCTGTCTATAGAGCAGA CTACCAACCAAACCTCATCCCCACCCATCCGTGCCTCACACTAATCACCAACAGCGAACAGGTACTCAGCAAGGACACATCCCGACGACTACTAACCATGGAGAAGACAAACGAACCAACAcca GAGACTCACTTGTGCGAGTCATTGCAAAACAAATGGTACGACTCATTTAGAACAAACTACTTTGCTAGACAGCGGATGAAATCAGATCGCGCTAGAGAAACGTCGTCTAGCTCTGTCTCATAG
- the LOC134195795 gene encoding tRNA (guanine(10)-N2)-methyltransferase homolog isoform X1 — MCVTILTTMRRYLCYYAHDHLDFRLPELNAVASLAGINTLTVVDEYDHRECKLSPFFLVDLPSEACAVNMAARSILMKSVYELWGFGSTFGALVNSLREFPSARTDTFCRPDSSFKILVETFCKKVPLSYKVQLIDKLKFLPLRGKLQLTKPDHVFCLFQDYGCDPNSAPSDPYRWFFGRLVVHSQREIVDQYSVKKRHFIGNTSMDAQLTFLMANQAKVQKHQLVCDPFVGTGSILIACAHFGAHVVGTDIDSRILRGTGKSSRAGENRTRGPDENLRSNLRQYNLESKYGDVLIADFAQNTWTCRPLFDAIVTDPPYGIREGAWKIGCRKGEAYAIPEHLRDGHIPSRKLYPLSEVLSDLLLFAAHCLVLHGRLVYWLPVYRADYQPNLIPTHPCLTLITNSEQVLSKDTSRRLLTMEKTNEPTPETHLCESLQNKWYDSFRTNYFARQRMKSDRARETSSSSVS, encoded by the exons ATGTGC GTGACTATACTGACTACCATGCGGAGATATCTGTGTTACTATGCCCACGATCACCTTGACTTTCGTCTTCCA GAGTTAAACGCTGTTGCATCTCTGGCTGGTATCAATACATTAACAGTTGTTGATGAGTATGACCATCGTGAATGCAAG CTGAGTCCATTTTTCCTGGTTGATTTGCCGTCAGAGGCTTGTGCTGTCAATATGGCGGCACGATCAATTCTTATGAA ATCAGTGTATGAGTTGTGGGGATTTGGATCAACATTTGGTGCTCTTGTCAATTCATTAAGAGAATTTCCGAGTGCAAGAACG GATACATTCTGTAGACCTGACAGTTCATTTAAGATTCTCGTAGAAACATTCTGTAAAAAAGTACCGCTAAGCTACAAAGTACAGCTGATAGAT AAATTAAAGTTCCTTCCTCTCAGAGGAAAGTTGCAATTGACCAAGCCAGATCacgtgttttgtctgtttcaaGACTATGGCTGTGATCCAAATTCTGCTCCATCAGACCCATACAGATGGTTCTTTGGACGTCTA GTTGTTCACAGTCAACGTGAAATAGTCGACCAGTATTCGGTGAAGAAAAGGCATTTCATTGGCAACACATCCATGGATGCACAGCTTACGTTTCTCATGGCAAATCAAGCAAAG GTCCAGAAACATCAGCTTGTGTGCGATCCCTTTGTAGGAACAG GAAGCATTCTGATTGCTTGTGCACATTTCGGTGCTCACGTAGTCGGTACCGACATCGACAGCAGAATACTACGTGGAACAG GCAAATCATCACGAGCCGGAGAAAACAGAACACGAG GGCCAGATGAAAATCTTCGCTCCAATCTCCGTCAATACAATCTCGAGTCAAAGTATGGAGATGTATTGATCGCCGATTTTGCACAGAACACGTGGACTTGCAGGCCACTGTTTGATGCAATCGTGACGGACC CTCCGTATGGCATAAGAGAAGGAGCATGGAAAATTGGGTGCAGGAAAGGAGAAGCATATGCAATACCAGAACATCT GAGAGATGGTCATATACCTTCGCGCAAGTTGTACCCACTAAGTGAAGTGCTGAGTGACTTGCTATTGTTTGCAGCTCATTGTCTTGTGCTGCATGGTCGACTGGTCTACTGGCTACCTGTCTATAGAGCAGA CTACCAACCAAACCTCATCCCCACCCATCCGTGCCTCACACTAATCACCAACAGCGAACAGGTACTCAGCAAGGACACATCCCGACGACTACTAACCATGGAGAAGACAAACGAACCAACAcca GAGACTCACTTGTGCGAGTCATTGCAAAACAAATGGTACGACTCATTTAGAACAAACTACTTTGCTAGACAGCGGATGAAATCAGATCGCGCTAGAGAAACGTCGTCTAGCTCTGTCTCATAG
- the LOC134195795 gene encoding tRNA (guanine(10)-N2)-methyltransferase homolog isoform X3, whose protein sequence is MCVTILTTMRRYLCYYAHDHLDFRLPELNAVASLAGINTLTVVDEYDHRECKLSPFFLVDLPSEACAVNMAARSILMKSVYELWGFGSTFGALVNSLREFPSARTDTFCRPDSSFKILVETFCKKVPLSYKVQLIDKLKFLPLRGKLQLTKPDHVFCLFQDYGCDPNSAPSDPYRWFFGRLVVHSQREIVDQYSVKKRHFIGNTSMDAQLTFLMANQAKVQKHQLVCDPFVGTGSILIACAHFGAHVVGTDIDSRILRGTGKSSRAGENRTRGPDENLRSNLRQYNLESKYGDVLIADFAQNTWTCRPLFDAIVTDPPYGIREGAWKIGCRKGEAYAIPEHLRDGHIPSRKLYPLSEVLSDLLLFAAHCLVLHGRLVYWLPVYRAE, encoded by the exons ATGTGC GTGACTATACTGACTACCATGCGGAGATATCTGTGTTACTATGCCCACGATCACCTTGACTTTCGTCTTCCA GAGTTAAACGCTGTTGCATCTCTGGCTGGTATCAATACATTAACAGTTGTTGATGAGTATGACCATCGTGAATGCAAG CTGAGTCCATTTTTCCTGGTTGATTTGCCGTCAGAGGCTTGTGCTGTCAATATGGCGGCACGATCAATTCTTATGAA ATCAGTGTATGAGTTGTGGGGATTTGGATCAACATTTGGTGCTCTTGTCAATTCATTAAGAGAATTTCCGAGTGCAAGAACG GATACATTCTGTAGACCTGACAGTTCATTTAAGATTCTCGTAGAAACATTCTGTAAAAAAGTACCGCTAAGCTACAAAGTACAGCTGATAGAT AAATTAAAGTTCCTTCCTCTCAGAGGAAAGTTGCAATTGACCAAGCCAGATCacgtgttttgtctgtttcaaGACTATGGCTGTGATCCAAATTCTGCTCCATCAGACCCATACAGATGGTTCTTTGGACGTCTA GTTGTTCACAGTCAACGTGAAATAGTCGACCAGTATTCGGTGAAGAAAAGGCATTTCATTGGCAACACATCCATGGATGCACAGCTTACGTTTCTCATGGCAAATCAAGCAAAG GTCCAGAAACATCAGCTTGTGTGCGATCCCTTTGTAGGAACAG GAAGCATTCTGATTGCTTGTGCACATTTCGGTGCTCACGTAGTCGGTACCGACATCGACAGCAGAATACTACGTGGAACAG GCAAATCATCACGAGCCGGAGAAAACAGAACACGAG GGCCAGATGAAAATCTTCGCTCCAATCTCCGTCAATACAATCTCGAGTCAAAGTATGGAGATGTATTGATCGCCGATTTTGCACAGAACACGTGGACTTGCAGGCCACTGTTTGATGCAATCGTGACGGACC CTCCGTATGGCATAAGAGAAGGAGCATGGAAAATTGGGTGCAGGAAAGGAGAAGCATATGCAATACCAGAACATCT GAGAGATGGTCATATACCTTCGCGCAAGTTGTACCCACTAAGTGAAGTGCTGAGTGACTTGCTATTGTTTGCAGCTCATTGTCTTGTGCTGCATGGTCGACTGGTCTACTGGCTACCTGTCTATAGAGCAGAGTGA